A single window of Asticcacaulis sp. MM231 DNA harbors:
- a CDS encoding ATP-binding protein, producing MQHIHRTLAETLKSVSTVFSVVLVTGPRQVGKTTLLRDCAEPGRSYVSLDDLDQRTLAQTDPALFLQLHKPPLIIDEVQYAPQLFSVIKSLVDQTQTRGQYWLTGSQKFHLMHGISETLAGRIAILDLIGLSQAERDDRAADQAPFTPTRGWLEAARTKTSSSAVMDVYRTIWTGSFPAIALNPDMPRDIFYSSYIQTYIQRDVRDLTRVGNEIAFARFLRAVAARTGQLINYADMARDVDVDQKTIKAWLSILETSGLVFMLQPYHNNITNRLVKTPKLYFLDTGLCAYLTQWSTPEALEAGAMSGAILETYMMAEILKSYWNRGKAGHFYFYRDRDQKEIDLIISQDGMLYPIEFKKTMTPSLGASKNFAALEALKQPVGDGCVLCLKDADIPLSKSVWAIPVGYL from the coding sequence ATGCAGCACATACACCGTACATTGGCCGAAACCCTGAAGTCTGTCTCAACGGTCTTCTCAGTTGTGCTCGTCACGGGGCCGCGACAAGTCGGTAAGACGACCTTGCTTCGGGACTGTGCGGAACCTGGCCGCTCCTATGTCAGCCTGGACGATCTCGATCAGCGTACTCTGGCCCAAACAGACCCCGCCCTGTTCCTGCAACTGCACAAGCCACCCCTTATCATCGATGAGGTACAGTATGCTCCGCAATTGTTCAGTGTCATTAAAAGCCTGGTTGATCAAACGCAAACCCGTGGCCAATACTGGCTCACGGGCTCGCAAAAATTCCACCTGATGCACGGCATATCAGAAACACTGGCGGGCCGGATCGCCATTCTCGACCTGATTGGCCTTTCCCAGGCCGAACGCGACGACCGCGCGGCTGACCAGGCCCCCTTCACCCCAACGCGAGGGTGGTTAGAGGCGGCAAGAACGAAGACGTCAAGCTCTGCCGTCATGGATGTATACCGCACGATCTGGACTGGAAGCTTCCCGGCGATTGCTCTCAATCCAGACATGCCGCGCGATATTTTTTACAGCTCGTACATTCAAACCTACATTCAGCGGGATGTCCGTGACCTTACGAGGGTGGGTAATGAGATTGCCTTTGCCCGCTTCCTGCGCGCCGTGGCCGCACGTACCGGCCAGCTCATCAACTATGCGGATATGGCGCGGGATGTCGATGTTGATCAGAAGACGATCAAGGCCTGGTTATCGATTCTGGAGACGTCCGGCTTGGTCTTTATGCTTCAGCCGTACCACAACAATATCACCAATCGCCTGGTGAAAACGCCGAAACTCTATTTCCTCGACACCGGCCTGTGCGCCTACTTGACCCAGTGGTCGACGCCCGAGGCCCTCGAAGCTGGCGCCATGTCGGGGGCCATCCTTGAGACCTACATGATGGCCGAGATCCTCAAGTCGTACTGGAACCGAGGCAAGGCCGGACACTTCTATTTCTACCGTGATCGTGACCAAAAAGAGATCGACCTCATTATTAGTCAGGATGGGATGCTTTATCCGATCGAATTTAAAAAGACGATGACACCCAGCCTCGGTGCCAGCAAGAACTTTGCGGCCCTGGAAGCGCTTAAACAGCCAGTCGGTGACGGGTGCGTCCTGTGCCTCAAGGACGCGGACATCCCGTTATCGAAGTCGGTCTGGGCCATTCCGGTCGGATACCTGTAG